ACACTTTTCCACATTGATGAGTCATCTCATCTACAACTATAACCCTGCATCAGATAAATACAATACCTGCTCTGTGTTCTTAATGGTGGGAACCATAGCCAAAAGGTTCTTAGGAAGCTTAACCAGTTGAGCCTGCAAACGATACAAAAAGGGCAAATTCAGCAAAACTAAAGATTTTGGTTAACAGTGTACATATTTTTACTGTCAATTACTCCATGACTTTTGAAGTAACTTAATTGTTCATGCACATCTAATTTAACGATTTTCATCGTCAATCATTCGGACATTATCGTAAGCACGACCTTCAAAGAAAGAGTTCACTATAAAATAAACGAACTTAACATATAAGATAGCACACGAATGCGTAAAAGTGTTAAAATTTTCAAGAAACAACAGGTCTCTAAATGTTCAAactgataatattttattttctgaaaaaaaaaaaaaaagaagctctAATTTAAACCTAAATGCGTAAAAACGTTGCAATTGCATCATGCTGTACAATTCAATAATAAGTTGGTCTCTCATTTAGTATCAAATTGGACCTGTAAAAATAAGTCATTGGTCCTCAACCATTAAATCCTGATAACAAATGATCTCGCAAATCCTAAGTACAAGTCATCACTGCGACGACATTTTCCacagataataaataataatcgtCGCCCAACCATGAACTAAACCCTAACATCAAACAACAACATGCAAAACAATCAAAACTGGTCTCCCATCAAAAGATCATCTGATCAAACATCAAAATGTTATTGTTGAAAGCAaagttttatttacttttttatttatatataatttttgcaatttcaatGAATTGATAGTGTTGATGTGGTACCTGGGCAGGAGAAGAGTGCTGCATAAGGTGGAGGAGGTTGGAAGTAGACTGCACCGCCTGCGAGATCTGCTCGGCCACCGTAGCCTTCGCCGTCCCTCCGCCGCCGACCGAGCCCGGTGCCGCCATTCTTCGCCAGAACGCAGTTTGACCGTTTATTAAATTGTCGAGATTCATTTGTCAATGCTTTATTGATTCGTgctaattgtttttttttttactgatcTGAATCAGAACTATGGCTGTTAATTTCAATATGGTGAAAGATTAAAGAGTTAAAAGGGTTAATTTCAATATGGTGAATTGTTAGACTTTTATATCatcataaaagaaataagatcAAAATATTACGATTTCAATTCTTTTTGATAAGTCAatacattattaaatatttaactgGTGAACATaatttgtgaaaattgaaaGCCTTTTAGTAAAATACacccaaaataaatttaagtaaaatggttcataaaaaaatatcgaTAAATAGTGAaatgattaattaaatatatatgttaaattgtTCTCCttatattttcttgaaaaatcaatgttttataacaataatatagaagttttcttgttaatttttctcttattgGTTACTTGATTATAATAgtcgctttttttttttatttaacctcCTTTTACACAGATAATTATCCCAGTTTTTCttatgcttttatttttaataaattaacgGATTTTgatttaatctttataaaaataatttattttcatttctttaaaaaaaaaacatctttagTCACTATTGTACTTTACACCATTCTCTTATACATAATACTTTGTGGGATGATAAGATAGACAAGAGAATATGATATGCATAATTTGAgtattatgtatataaataaatcaaataattttaagatataatataaattttgtataaaaaaataaaattttgttgaaaaattcaTATTTGTAAGGTCCTATTCTTTTTATGACCCTTTAATAAGAGGGTTGCTCCAAATTTGATGGGCCAAAGAACTGGCCCAAAGGTTATAGCTGCTCCGAAGTTTGCCCTAACGCTTCCACTCTCATTCTCTCACAGATCCAGCCGTCACCTCTCTTTCCCTCTCACagaaagctctgctagggttaggtttctgccatcttcaagctagctcaaaGTTGATTTCTACCCCATGCAAGTATTGTTGCTAGCCTATACTGGCCTCCATTGTTCCTTTGTGCATTTTCCAGTTAGGGTTTCCAAGTAACCCATCTCGTGTTTCTGCTTCGTTATCTTTTCAGCTCCTCCGTTCGTTCCTTGAGTTGCTGTGTTCCCCACGCTTGGCTGCCAAAGCCCTTTTTATCCCCTTTCcatgtaagggaagctagaacccacTCGTGTACTTcgtttttattgttgttttactGTTGTGCTGAGGGTCTTTGGCTGATTTGAGGTTCTGAGTGCTTGAAATGTGTTTGGCGTGTTGTTTTGGATTGGTGGGTACGACTGTTGCaggagaacagtggcgagacttgttaatctcgcccaagcgagccagtctcgcctaggcgagatgaataGGGACTCGCCTAGAACTTTttgcgcgaaaggtcgcccaagCGACCAGCTCAgctttttgagcgagcgagcacctcgcccaagcgagatcccgcgtgtgCTCCTGCCcctttttcgagccctcgcctaggcgaaggggagctcgcctgggcgagaacatctcgcctgagcgagacccttaaacctgagcgaggggctgggcgagacagtgcgtTGTTGGATTGTTTTGTTGATCTCGGATGGTTGGTATTTATTTAAGTATGATTTCTATGAtgagaaatatataatagagTGTTATGTATGTGTGGcatgattcatggattgtgaatgatgggtttggtatgaatttggcatgtgaactaaatgagGTGGTTATTATTCAAGTGACATGATAACGAGATGAGTTGAATCTTATGTACATGGATGGGTTATGAGGAGTTGGAATGAGTTGGACCTGGAAACATGAAAGGTATTGGCTTTAAAGGTTGACATAATGAATATATCTTTGCATGGCGAATACTACTTGACTGTGTGATCATGTTttgtctgtgtcagtgcataattccttggggtctctaggttaGACTTTCaaggtcgcgcttcagtggtcaggacgtaattccatggcccttgttagtgggtgtccatggtggtgccccatctgtataactaggtaaggattcaaggtaaggttgcatcctgacactctaaggagttagttagtctcacctagagcggactgactcctgtggtgagagtaggaggaggcctgaaattctctaagggctaaccttgtggtgagggatttgatttattgtaacacTGTAACAcgtagctcgggggtgagcagaggtatccaccacaagtgcaagcatccgctgaatccgaccaggttatacgtatccgaatgagtcgagtcgagtcataGTGTATTGGTTGAAGAGTCTtgacatgcttggatgatgtatgtatattggatggtgaaaaatatatatgattgtgTGATTAAAAAcattgttggctctagcttacccttttcttgTTGGTTGATTTGTATGTTGTGTTCTTATCTTcacgatgatcatcaatttattgatagGAGCAGATGCGAGGGATAATCGTGGTCATCAAGGAAGAGACGACTCTGCTGCATAGTTTTCTAGGGATATCTTTAGAGCTACGGCCTATGTATTTGTCAGTCTTTGCATTTCCTTGTGGTTCCAGTAGACTGTTCATCATGTTCTTTTTTGTGGcaccgtggtgtgccttggttgTAAGGCGTTATGTTTAAACTCTAGGACTGTGCTGctatattataattgtgtgacattttcttttaattacatGCATTAattaattgggacgttacatttatggtattagagcagtcattccttaggtttgtggacttggatgtccgcttagctttctttgtgtcttctgagtgttcttagttaaattcttgcctttatcaagtctaaccaagtgattttctgtgtgccacTGATccatggcacctcctcgtaggacttcGAAATCATCTCAAGGTGACGTACCCGATATCGCCAGggcaatagaggcgatggtagctGCTATGACGCAGCAGAGCATGGCGATGATGCAACAACACGAAgcatccatgcagcgacaggcaATGTCGCTTGAGCAGCAACAGCTTGTGATGCAACAGATGGAAGCTGCTAGGGCAGCTGCTGAGGATGCCCATCGGCAGCACATGGAGGCACTCCGCCAGCTGGAGGAGAATGGGGCGACTGCCCCTGTGTTTGGCCCAGAGCCACGGCCAccagtcagggagtggagtctGGAAGACTTCTTGAAACACCATCCCGTGAAGTTCAACGGGAAGACTAGTCCAGATGCAGTCGATCAGTGGCTGAAGGATCTAGAGAGAATCTTcgatgcgaagatgtgcccAGTAGATAACAGGTTGGCCTTTGCCGTCTACATGTTGACCGGGGAAGTTGAACACTAGTGGATGAGCATgaagtccatcatggaggagagaTGAGAGCCGGTGACTTGGGAGGCCTTCAGGGGAAAGTTCCTCTCGGAATATTTCTCGGACAACGTCAGatatgccaaggaggtggaattcctccagcTCACACAGGGAGGGAAGTCAGTAGCTGAatatgctgagaagttcaagcatATCAGTCGTTTCTACACCTTGCCACTCGACGAGGAGTGGAGATGTCGCAAGTTTGAAAATGGACTCTGCGGTGACATTCGCTTGATGGTAgcacccttgtccatcaaggattttgctgctctggtggagaaggccagGGTAATGGAGAAGGATAAGAGCGAAGTGGAGAGTCAGAGGCCTCAGCAGTCTCAGAGGATTggaggaccatctgggtccaaacccaaacatgaggagcggaggagaTCGTATGACAAACCTCACCACCAGTctcaggggtctaggggtcttcctccCTAGCAGGGTCAAGTCTAGTGCTATATATGTGGAGGTCCTCACCTGAGGAGCGCTTGCCCACGCATGGAGGGTTACCGTagatgcaacaactgtggcaaggagggccactttgggaaggattgtcCCACCCTTGCTAGGGTAGCagcacgccctccagttcaggcTCCTCACTAGCACCAGCGGAGAGATAGAGGCAACAGGTCTCAGGCGACAGGCAGGGTGTATGCCATGACCGGAGCAGAGGCCGCAAGCTCAGGTAATCTTGTTATGGGTCGATGCATGATAGCTGGTGAATCCTTGTGTGTattgtatgattctggagcgacacactcctttgtgtcaatTGCTTGTGTGGAGTGTCTGGGTCTGCCGGTGTGCGAACTATAGTGTGAACTTGCAGTATCTACCCCGACATCGGGTCtagtcaggacgtcgtccttatGTTCTAGGTGCCTAGTGGAGGTGGGGGGACGCAGGTACAAGGTAAATCTAATCTGCCTACCTCTGCAGGAGTTGGAGgtaatcttagggatggattggctctctgccaatcgcattctgatagattATCGGGAGAAAAGATTGTT
This region of Vigna unguiculata cultivar IT97K-499-35 chromosome 5, ASM411807v1, whole genome shotgun sequence genomic DNA includes:
- the LOC114183746 gene encoding tobamovirus multiplication protein 2B, giving the protein MNLDNLINGQTAFWRRMAAPGSVGGGGTAKATVAEQISQAVQSTSNLLHLMQHSSPAQAQLVKLPKNLLAMVPTIKNTEQILEQLPKVISSLDGHMENGLQNVPHLKTVVQVLSNMESSQLSALSRTHPLQQELEPGNHSQGTS